The Amycolatopsis japonica nucleotide sequence CGCCGCCGGGGCGAGCGACTACGTGACCAAACCCGTGAACGCGGAGGAACTCCTGGCTTGTATGGAACGCTGGCTCACGGACTGAAGGCCTCGCTACTCGGTCCCGTTGGCGCTGTTCGCGCAGACGCGGCGGATGGCCGCGACGATCTCGGTGTTGGGGCTGCCCTTCACGAGGTACTCGGTGACGCCCGCGGACGCCATCTGGGCGATGGAGCGGGTGTCGCTGTGCGCGGAGAACGCCATCAACCGCGTATGGGGCACCCGGCGCCGGATCTCCCGCGCCATCCACGCGCCGCCACCGCCGGGGATCCGGACGTCGAGCACGGCGACCTCGGGGGACAGCAGCTCGGCGAGCGCGACCGCTTCGCCGGCGTCCAGCGCGACGGCGACCACCTCGATGTCCGGCTCGGAGTCCAGGAGGGCGCGCAGGGCGTCGCCGATGACCGGGTTGTCGTCCGCGACGAGCACCCGAAGTCTGGGGGGCGGCGTTCGGTTCATCACCCAGTCCGTGCCCGCGCGGTCTGCGGCGCCGGTGGTGGTCGCGGGCCCCCCTCCGAACATGACGTGACTCAGCAAGAGATCCGGCGGTCGCCTTCGCTCGGCTGCTCGATGAGCGTCCTGGCGACGTCGTGGATCTTCATGTTGTTGTTGCGGCAGAACGAACGCAGCAGTTCGAACGCGGCGTCGATGTCGATCTGGTAGCGCTCGGCCAGTATCCCTTTCGCCTGCTCGATGGGAAGCCGGTGATCCAGCGCGTACTGGAGTTGCTCGGCGCGGGCCCGGTAGAAGCGGATGCGGTTGCGCATCGCCACGAGGTCGTCGGCCGGGTCGGGAGAGCCGGGCGCCGGGGTAGGCGAAAGCGTGGTCTCGGACATGAAGCGATCGTCGCAGCGGCGGGACTGCTCCGGGAAGAACAGAACGTCCTGACTCGAATGATGCAAATGAACCTGGTCCGGACGGCGGCAGCCACTCGAACGGGCGCCGAACAGGGCCCTTTGGCCTGTCGCAGTGACCGGCCGTGCACCGTACGCTCAGCCGAGGAGGGGGAACCGTGGAGGTCGGAATGCTCCGGGTGTTTCTGGTCGACGACCACGAGGTGGTCCGTCGAGGGGTCGCGGACATGCTCGAAGAGGAGGCCGAACTGTGCGTCGTCGGGCAGGCCGCGACCTTTTCCCAAGCGCTGGCGAGGATCCCGGCGCTGCGGCCGGACGTCGCGGTGCTCGACGTGCGGCTGCCGGACGGCAACGGCGTCGAACTCGCGCGGGAACTGAGATCCAAGATGCCGGAACTCAAATGCCTGATGCTCACGTCTTACACCGACGAGCAGGCGATGCTGGACGCGATCATGGCCGGCGCGAGCGGTTATGTCATCAAGGACATCCGCGGCATGGACCTGGTGGCGGCGGTCAAGGAGGTCGGCCTCGGCCGGTCGCTGCTGGACGCGAGGGCCGCCGCGACGCTGATGGCGAAGTTCCGCGACGACGCCGCCAAGAAGGGCCCGCTGGCCGGCCTTTCCGACCAGGAACGCACGCTGCTGGAACTGATCGGCGAGGGGCTGACCAACCGGCAGATCGCCGAACGGATGTTCCTCGCGGAGAAGACCGTGAAGAACTACGTGTCGCGGTTGCTGACGAAACTCGGGATGCAGCGGCGGACCCAGGCGGCGGTGCTGGCGACGGAACTGCGGCGGCAGTGATGGAACCGGGCGATGCAGCTGGTCGTGAGTGGGCTGAAGGCTCCCTTCACCGCGTCTGATGCGGCGAAGGGAGCCTTCGCCCCGGTTCCGCCTTCACTCAAGCGGAAATGAGCGTATCGAGCAGCACGTCGTCCAGCGGCCGGCGCGGCGTCCACGGCAGCGGCGAGCCGTAGCCGACCCGCAGCAGCACCTGCGGCCACACCCCGCAGCCGAGGATCCGCCGCAGTTCGGCACGGGCCTCGCGGACCATGATCGGCGGCGAGATGAACGACGCGTCGAGTCCCGAGGCGGTCGCGGTGAGCAGCACCCGTTGCAGGGCCTGGCCGGCCTGCAGCCGGTCGAGCCGGTCGTCGGTCAGCGATCCGATCGCCACCACGAGCGGGGCGGGCCGCGGATCACCGGCCGCTTCGCCGAATTCGTCGAGGAGCCAGCTTTCGTCGGCGGGGCTGCCGTCCATCGCATAGGACGGCACACCGTCGCGGGTGCTCGCGCCCAGTCCGGTCCAGCGGCCGAGTTCGGCGAGGAAGGCGGGGTCGGCGAGTTGCGCCCGGCGGGCGCGGGCGGTGAGGTCGTGCAGGAGGCGGCACTGCTCGGCGTCGAGGTTCGGCATCCACGCGTGTTCGAGTTCGGTGGCGTGGCGGAGCGCGGCGAGCGTCGGTTTGGGCACGACGCTGGAGAGGAACGGCCGCCGGTTGGTCCGGCGGCGGGGGATCGCCCGGGCCAGCCGCACGACCTTCTGATCGGGCATGCGTTCGGCGAGCGGACGGACGACGGCCAGCAGATCGGGATCGGCGCGGCTGGGCATCAGGGTCGTCGCCGGATGGAAGCCCAGTGCGTGAATCGCCGTCCGGAGGGTGAACAGGGCGGCGCCACACGAGAGCACGAGTTCGCGTCCGTCCGGATCCGTGACGGGTAAAATACGGCGCGGATCGGCGTGCACCTCGATTCCGGTGCCGGTGCACCGGAAAAGCCACGGCTGGGTGTTGTGCGTCGACGGGGCCAGCATGGCCGACCGGAGCACGGAATTCACCTGTTCGGAGTTCAAACGTCCGACCCTGGTGACTTGTATGGTCATGGTTTCCCCCGCCGCTGCGCCACGGGCAATACGGTTGTCTGATGAGACGGTCCCGCCCGCGGTGCGGGGCCGAAAGAGGAGAAAGTCACCACGGCCGGGAGTCGTCCCGATCTTCGGAGGCGGAGCAGGATGTCGGCTCATGACCGGCTGGGCGGAAGCGACGACCGGATCACCGGCGCGCTGTCCCAGCTGAAGGTTCGTGAGGTGCTGCGGGATCTCCAGGACCGCATCGAACGGCTCATCGGCACCCGCGACAAGATGGACGGCCTGCTCGAAGCGGTGCTCGCGGTCGCGTCGGGGCTGGAGCTGGACACGACGCTGCACCGGATCGTGCAGGCGGCGATCGATCTCGGCGAGGCCACTTATGGCGCGCTCGGGGTGATCGCGGACGACGGTTCGCTCGCCGAATTCGTCTATCACGGCATCGACGGCGAAACGAAGGAACAGATCGGGCATCTCCCGAAAGGTCACGGCCTGCTGGGTTTCGTCATCGACGAGGCGAAACCGGTGCGCCTGGCCGACATCTCCCGGCATCCCGCGTCGGTCGGGTTCCCGCCGTGCCATCCGCCGATGCGCTCGTTCCTCGGCGTGCCCATCCGGGTCCGCGACGAGGTGTTCGGGAATCTCTACCTGACCGAGAAACGCGGGGAAAGTTTCACCGACGACGACGAGGTGGTCGTCCAGGCGCTCGCCGCCGCGGCCGGGATAGCGATCGAGAACGCCCACCTGTACGAGCAGACGCGGATCCGCCAGCGGTGGCAGGCGGCCACCAGCGAAGTCACCACGGAACTGTTGGGCGGCACCGACCCCGTCGACGCGCTCAACCTGATCGCCGGCCGGGCGCTCGAACTCACCGGCTCCGATCTCACCTTGCTGGCATTGCCCGGTCCCGGCAGGCTCGACGTCAGCCTGGACGGCGAGGACGAGGCCGGCGAGCTCATCATCGCCGTCTGCGCGGGCGCGCGGGCGGCGGAGCTGACCGGGGTGCGGATCAGCGTCGCCACGTCGTTGCCGGGGGCGGTCTACCGCGACCGGACCCCGCGCAGCGTGCCGGAACTGGTACTCGGCCCCGAAGGGGAGATCGGGCTCGGCCCGACGCTCGTCGTGCCGCTCCGCGCGCGGGAACGGACGTCCGGGGTGCTGATGGCGGTGCGGAATCCGGGCGCGGTCCCGTTCGAGCTCGCCCAGCTGCCGGTGGTGGCCTCGTTCGCCGACCAGGCCGCGCTCGCGCTCCAGCTGGCCGCGCGACAGCGCACCGCCAGGGAACTCGACGTGCTCGCCGATCGGGACCGGATCGCCAGGGATCTGCACGACCACGTCATCCAGCGGCTGTTCGCGGTCGGTCTCGCCATGCAGAGCACCCACCGCCGCGCGGATTCGCCGGAACTGCGGCGGCGGATCGGCGAGAGCATCGACCAGATGCACGAGATCGTGCACGAGATCCGCACGGCGATCTTCGACCTCCACGGCGGCGAGGCGGGCCAGCAGGGGGTGCGGCTGCGGCATCGCCTCTACGACTCGATCACCGAACTGACCGACGACACGCCACTGAATCCGACGGTCAGCCTGTCCGGGCCACTCGACTCGATCCCGCTCCCGTTCGCCGAACACGCCGAAGCCGTGGTGCGGGAGACGGTCGGCAACGTGGTCCGGCACGCGCGGGCGAGCGGCGTTTCGGTGAGCGTCGCGGTGAAGGACGACGTCCTGCGGATCGTGGTCACCGACGACGGCACCGGGATCGGCGAATCCGGTGGTTTCGGCGGGCTGCGGAATCTGCGTGATCGCGCGGAGAAGGCGGGCGGGACGTTCCGGGCGGAGACGCGCGAAGGGGGCGGAACCAGGATCGACTGGTCCGCCCCCTTGCGCTGACCGGGATTCAGTTCGTCGACTGCGTGGCGAGGAGCCCGTCGACTTCGATCGAGCGGGCGACGTCGGAGGCGACGGTCTCCAGCAGTTCCGCGGTGAGGTCCGAAAGCGCCCGCGTCACGGCGAGATAGGAACCGATCTGGGACGTCGGACCGTTTCTCAGCCCGGCCTCCGCGATTCCGACGCCGACGAACTCGCCGCCGTCCTCGAGACGGAGCAATGCTTCCGCGCGTACCCGGTACGGCTCGTGCTGCAGGGACACGTCGATCGTCCATTTGTCCGTCATCGTGGGCTCCGTTCCGGTCATCGAGGCTCTCATCGCGGCCGTCCGTGGCACAGGGTCCTAAGTCCTCGCTCCCGGGTGAATCGGGGGCGAAAGTCCTCGGAATTCGTGACCGGCGGCCGTTGCGGTCGCCGGGTACCCCGGCCGATGGTGGATCAATCCCCTTCCCTCGGAGCCCACGATGATCCCGTTACCGACCCATGTCGACCAGGCGGTGGCGGCCGCCGTCCGTGCGCCGTCCCCGCTCAACACCCAGCCGTGGCGGTTCGTCGTCGACCAGGGGCGGATCGAGGTGTGGCTCGATCGAGCCAGGGTGCTGCGGATCGCCGACCCGGACGCGCGCGAGGCGCGGCTTTCGTGCGGCGCGGCGTTGTTCAACCTGATCGTTTCGTTGCGGTCCAACGGCAAGACCGTCTCGCTGCGGCTGGTCCCGAAGCCGGAGGGGCCGGACCTGCTCGCCGAACTCGTGATCGGCGGCGACCGGTTCTCGTCGCCGGAGGAACGGAAGCTGGCCGAAGTCGTCTTCCGCCGTCACACGAACCGCCGTCCGTTCGCGGACTGGCCGGTGCCGGTCTGGGCGCGGACGACGTTGCGCGCGGCCGCGCTGGTGGAAGGCGGGCTGCTGGAACTGTTCGGCCGCGGCGACCGGGCGAACGCGGTCGCGCGCGTACTGCACCGGGCCGAGGCCGCGCAGGCGCGCAACGGCGCGTTCCAGGCCGAGGTCGCGCTGTGGACGCGGCGGACGGCCCACGCGCCGGACGGTGTCCAGGCGCCGACCAGACCGCCGTCGCCGCACGGCATTCCCGCGCAGGAGTCCTTCATCGCCGCCGAACCCGAAGGCGGTGAGCCGGTGCTCGGCGCGGTCCTCACCGCAGCCGGCGGGCCCGCCGCGGATCTGCGGGCGGGAATGGTGCTGCAGCGGGTACTGCTGACCGCGACGGCCGCCGGTCTCGCGACCTCGTTCGTCGGCAGGCCGTTCGAAACCCCGGAGACCCGGGCGGCGATGGACCGGGTCTTCGCCGACCTCGGCCGCCCGCACGCCGTGCTGCGCTTCGGGTACGGCCGCCCAGCTCCGATGACGGCACGCCGTCCGCTCGGCGAAGTGCTGTTCCGGCAGTCCGAAGCCAGCCTCTGAGCAGGTCACCTCGTCGACATCCACGTTTCCGATCGCCGCCACCCACCCGTCATCCCGGACGGGTTCGGTTCTGGGTATGAAGATCATGCGGAAATCCTTGGTGGCGCTGGCCATCGCCGGCCTTTCGGTCGCGGCGTCCGCGCCGGCGGTGGCGGACGCGGACGCCACCGGGCGCGATCGCGGCTCGATCGTCATCACCGAACAGGCGTCCAAGCGCATCCTGGTCCTGCCCGCCGACCGGGCCTCCTGGCGAGAGCGGAAGGTGAGCTGGGCGTGGGCGCCGAACGCCGCCAACGGGCTGGCGGATCTGGCCGGCTCTTGGAGCAATCCGAGCGACGCGAAGCTCGCCGAACGAGGCGGCGAGAAGTACCTCCTGACGTCGGCGTCGGGTGGTTTCGCGGCCGTTGTGCCGTATCCGGCGGGCGATCGGGCGTACTGGGCCGCGAACGTGGGCGGCCCTGCCAATCCGCACAGCATCGAACTGCTGCCGGACGGGAACGTCGCGGTGGCGGCCAGCACCGGCGGCTGGGTGCGGGTCTACACCGCCTCGCAGGGGCAGCGCTCGACGACCTACGCCGAATACCGGCTGGTGGGGGCGCACGGCGTGGTGTGGGACGCCGGACGGAACGTGTTGTGGGCCCTGGGCACCGACGCGCTCGTCGCGTTGAGCGTCGGCGGGACGCCCGCCGCTCCGGTGCTCACCGAGCAGCGGTCCGTCCCGGTGCCGACCAAGGGCGGGCACGACCTCCAGCCGGTCCCGAACCGGCCGGACCTGCTGTGGGTGACGACGGAGGCGGGGGTGTACCGGTTCTCGAAGACGAGTGGCGGGTTCACCCAGCGCTACGCGGGTGCGCGGGAGATCGACCGGCCGCATGTGAAGAGCGTGTCGACGAATCCGCGGACCGGCCAGATCCTGACGGCCTCCGTGCAGGAGGGCCACTTGTGCACTTGGTGCACGGACACCGTCCGGCTGGCCTTTCCACGCGCCGAGCTGGCGCTGCACGGCGCGTGGATCTACAAGGCCCGCTGGTGGATCGGTTGAGCTGAACTTCCATGTCGGTACCGGCCGTTCGGGGGGCTGCCCGGCCGGTACCGACACACCAGAGAAGAGGGGCCCTCGCCGCGAGAATGACGCCTCGCCGCGTCTTTCACCTGACCGAGTGAATCGGGTCGTTCGGCGCGCGGCGTTGACCCATTCGGGGTATACGCCTCACCCGAGGAAGGTCCGCAATTCGTCGATGACCGTCCGCGGCTGCTCCTCGGCGACGAAGTGGCCGGAACCGGAGACCTTCCGCACCCGGACGTCGGCCGCCTTCGACGGCAGGACCGCGGCGAGGTAGTCGTAGTTGAACTCCGAGCCCAGCCCCAGCATCGGCGCGGTGATCTTCGCGTACGCCTTCTGATCCTCGATGTCCTGGCCGAACGCCTGGTACCAGCCGTTCCCGGCGCGGATGGCGTCCGGGCGGTCGTACGCGGCGGCGTAGATCGCCCGGTCCCGGCTCCCGATCGAGGCCGGGTCGGCCGCCAGGTGGTCGAACATCCAGTCCACGAGGAAACGCGACCGGCCGGTCAGCAGCTGCTCGGGCAGCGTCGCGACCTGGTTGAAGGCGAACCACCAGACGTTCACCGGCTGCCCGGGTGGGGCCAGCATCGGGAGCTGGTACAGGCTTTCGTCGGGGTGCGAGACGT carries:
- a CDS encoding GAF domain-containing sensor histidine kinase translates to MSAHDRLGGSDDRITGALSQLKVREVLRDLQDRIERLIGTRDKMDGLLEAVLAVASGLELDTTLHRIVQAAIDLGEATYGALGVIADDGSLAEFVYHGIDGETKEQIGHLPKGHGLLGFVIDEAKPVRLADISRHPASVGFPPCHPPMRSFLGVPIRVRDEVFGNLYLTEKRGESFTDDDEVVVQALAAAAGIAIENAHLYEQTRIRQRWQAATSEVTTELLGGTDPVDALNLIAGRALELTGSDLTLLALPGPGRLDVSLDGEDEAGELIIAVCAGARAAELTGVRISVATSLPGAVYRDRTPRSVPELVLGPEGEIGLGPTLVVPLRARERTSGVLMAVRNPGAVPFELAQLPVVASFADQAALALQLAARQRTARELDVLADRDRIARDLHDHVIQRLFAVGLAMQSTHRRADSPELRRRIGESIDQMHEIVHEIRTAIFDLHGGEAGQQGVRLRHRLYDSITELTDDTPLNPTVSLSGPLDSIPLPFAEHAEAVVRETVGNVVRHARASGVSVSVAVKDDVLRIVVTDDGTGIGESGGFGGLRNLRDRAEKAGGTFRAETREGGGTRIDWSAPLR
- a CDS encoding Acg family FMN-binding oxidoreductase, which encodes MTIQVTRVGRLNSEQVNSVLRSAMLAPSTHNTQPWLFRCTGTGIEVHADPRRILPVTDPDGRELVLSCGAALFTLRTAIHALGFHPATTLMPSRADPDLLAVVRPLAERMPDQKVVRLARAIPRRRTNRRPFLSSVVPKPTLAALRHATELEHAWMPNLDAEQCRLLHDLTARARRAQLADPAFLAELGRWTGLGASTRDGVPSYAMDGSPADESWLLDEFGEAAGDPRPAPLVVAIGSLTDDRLDRLQAGQALQRVLLTATASGLDASFISPPIMVREARAELRRILGCGVWPQVLLRVGYGSPLPWTPRRPLDDVLLDTLISA
- a CDS encoding response regulator is translated as MLVADDNPVIGDALRALLDSEPDIEVVAVALDAGEAVALAELLSPEVAVLDVRIPGGGGAWMAREIRRRVPHTRLMAFSAHSDTRSIAQMASAGVTEYLVKGSPNTEIVAAIRRVCANSANGTE
- a CDS encoding response regulator, yielding MLRVFLVDDHEVVRRGVADMLEEEAELCVVGQAATFSQALARIPALRPDVAVLDVRLPDGNGVELARELRSKMPELKCLMLTSYTDEQAMLDAIMAGASGYVIKDIRGMDLVAAVKEVGLGRSLLDARAAATLMAKFRDDAAKKGPLAGLSDQERTLLELIGEGLTNRQIAERMFLAEKTVKNYVSRLLTKLGMQRRTQAAVLATELRRQ
- a CDS encoding ANTAR domain-containing protein, which gives rise to MSETTLSPTPAPGSPDPADDLVAMRNRIRFYRARAEQLQYALDHRLPIEQAKGILAERYQIDIDAAFELLRSFCRNNNMKIHDVARTLIEQPSEGDRRISC
- a CDS encoding Acg family FMN-binding oxidoreductase, which codes for MIPLPTHVDQAVAAAVRAPSPLNTQPWRFVVDQGRIEVWLDRARVLRIADPDAREARLSCGAALFNLIVSLRSNGKTVSLRLVPKPEGPDLLAELVIGGDRFSSPEERKLAEVVFRRHTNRRPFADWPVPVWARTTLRAAALVEGGLLELFGRGDRANAVARVLHRAEAAQARNGAFQAEVALWTRRTAHAPDGVQAPTRPPSPHGIPAQESFIAAEPEGGEPVLGAVLTAAGGPAADLRAGMVLQRVLLTATAAGLATSFVGRPFETPETRAAMDRVFADLGRPHAVLRFGYGRPAPMTARRPLGEVLFRQSEASL
- a CDS encoding dsRBD fold-containing protein, with the translated sequence MTDKWTIDVSLQHEPYRVRAEALLRLEDGGEFVGVGIAEAGLRNGPTSQIGSYLAVTRALSDLTAELLETVASDVARSIEVDGLLATQSTN
- a CDS encoding DUF6528 family protein, whose product is MKIMRKSLVALAIAGLSVAASAPAVADADATGRDRGSIVITEQASKRILVLPADRASWRERKVSWAWAPNAANGLADLAGSWSNPSDAKLAERGGEKYLLTSASGGFAAVVPYPAGDRAYWAANVGGPANPHSIELLPDGNVAVAASTGGWVRVYTASQGQRSTTYAEYRLVGAHGVVWDAGRNVLWALGTDALVALSVGGTPAAPVLTEQRSVPVPTKGGHDLQPVPNRPDLLWVTTEAGVYRFSKTSGGFTQRYAGAREIDRPHVKSVSTNPRTGQILTASVQEGHLCTWCTDTVRLAFPRAELALHGAWIYKARWWIG